The proteins below are encoded in one region of Ursus arctos isolate Adak ecotype North America unplaced genomic scaffold, UrsArc2.0 scaffold_24, whole genome shotgun sequence:
- the SEPTIN9 gene encoding septin-9 isoform X8 → MADTPRDAGLKQAPAPRNEKAPADFGYVGIDSILEQMRRKAMKQGFEFNIMVVGQSGLGKSTLINTLFKSKISRKSVQPTSEERIPKTIEIKSITHDIEEKGVRMKLTVIDTPGFGDHINNENCWQPIMKFINDQYEKYLQEEVNINRKKRIPDTRVHCCLYFIPATGHSLRPLDIEFMKRLSKVVNIVPVIAKADTLTLEERVYFKQRITADLLSNGIDVYPQKEFDEDSEDRLVNEKFREMIPFAVVGSDHEYQVNGKRILGRKTKWGTIEVENTTHCEFAYLRDLLIRTHMQNIKDITSSIHFEAYRVKRLHEGNAVSNGVEEKGPEAQEM, encoded by the exons ATGGCCGACACCCCCAGAGACGCCGGGCTGAAGCAGGCGCCCGCGCCCCGGAACGAGAAGGCCCCCGCGGACTTCGGCTATGTGGGGATCGACTCCATCCTGGAGCAGATGCGCAGGAAGGCCATGAAGCAGGGCTTCGAGTTCAACATCATGGTGGTCG GGCAGAGTGGCTTGGGGAAGTCCACCTTGATCAACACCCTCTTCAAATCCAAAATCAGCCGGAAGTCGGTGCAGCCCACCTCAGAGGAACGCATCCCCAAGACCATTGAGATCAAGTCCATCACGCACG ATATCGAGGAGAAGGGTGTCCGCATGAAGCTGACGGTCATCGACACGCCGGGCTTCGGGGACCACATCAACAATGAGAACTG CTGGCAGCCGATCATGAAGTTCATCAACGACCAGTACGAGAAGTACCTGCAGGAGGAGGTCAACATCAACCGGAAGAAGCGCATCCCGGACACGCGCGTCCACTGCTGCCTGTACTTCATCCCTGCCACCGGCCACTC CCTCAGGCCCCTGGACATCGAGTTTATGAAGCGTCTCAGCAAAGTAGTGAACATTGTTCCCGTCATCGCCAAGGCCGACACGCTGACCCTGGAGGAGAGGGTCTACTTCAAACAGCGG ATCACTGCAGACCTGCTGTCCAACGGCATCGACGTGTACCCCCAGAAGGAGTTTGACGaggactcggaggaccggctggtGAACGAGAAGTTCCGA gAGATGATCCCGTTCGCCGTGGTGGGCAGTGACCATGAGTACCAAGTGAATGGGAAGAGGATCCTTGGAAGGAAAACCAAATGGGGGACCATCGAAG TTGAGAACACCACCCACTGTGAGTTTGCCTACCTTCGGGACCTCCTTATCAG GACACACATGCAGAACATCAAGGACATCACCAGCAGCATCCACTTCGAAGCTTACCGCGTGAAGCGGCTGCACGAGGGCAATGCCGTGTCCAACGGCGTCGAGGAGAAGGGGCCGGAGGCCCAGGAGATGTAG